The genome window GGAAATTTCAGCCAACAGTTATGGTAGAATCCCTCTATCTCTACAAAAAAACAAACCCTAACAACCAGAGACCTTTAAATGAGACAGAAAAAAATCGCCTTTTTAATAGACTAACTGCTCTTAGTACTCTTACAGGGATCCAGTATTATTCAGCGAGCCGAAAAACCATGAGAACCTTGTATGAAGTTTCCTATTGTATTGATCATCCTGAAAGTCGAAAAAAGATCCCCGATCCTTTTTTTCAGGGAATACCTAACAGCGTAACCGTATATGCCTTTCAAAAGGATCTTACCTTCGGAGAAAATGTCTACACCTATCGATTCCAATACGATGGAGAAAATTTTTCTTTTCTTCAGAGAAATGAAACCGTGATGAAATATGGTTTTGTTCCAATAATTGATAAAGGGAACCTCCGAAGTCTTGTGGTGCTCTACGATTGTGACGATGCACTTCTTGTATATATTCTGTCATATGCGCAGGTTGCCCTTCTCCCGGGGATGGAGGCAAAAATAAAAGATTCCTTTGGGAATCGAGCGGACGCTCTCTATAACTGGCTAGTTGGTTCTATAAAAAAGGAAATGCTCTTTTAAGAAAGGATTTTTACAGTACCAGTTTCCTATTCCTAGAGTCTTAGGACCAAATCAGGTTGATCTATCTGAATAGGGTTCTGCTTGAAAAAGTAAAAAGTATGGTTGCTCGTTTTTCCAAAAAATAAAAAGGGGTTACCCCCTTTACAGGATAACCCCTTCCCTTCCCTTGGTTTACTGGAGCAACTGCAGGACTCCCTGGCTTCGCTGATTGGCCTGAGCAAGCATGGCCGTTCCTGCCTGGCTGAGGATCTGGTTCTTGGTATATCCCACCGTTTCCTTCGCCATATCCGTGTCGCGGATCCGTGATTCGGCGGCCTGTAAATTCTCTGCGCCGATATCGATGCCGCGGATGGCGTGTTCAAGTCGGTTCTGGTAGGCACCCAGATCTGCCCGTTGCTTGTTTACTTTTTTGAGGGCCTCATCGAGGGTTCCAATAGCACGGTTTGCACTGTCCGGATCTTCCAGAGTAAGAATAGTGTTGTCACCGGGGTTTCGGACACCAAGACCCTTAGCGGTCATGGTACCGATATACACCCGTTCTCGCTGATCCATGTTTGCCCCAATGTGGAACCACATGGAGGCGGTAACCACGTTTTCGCCCGTTTCTCGGGCAAACCGTCCGGTGAGCATGTTGAGTCCGTTGAACTGAGCATGGGATGCAATGCGGTCAATTTCATCCACGAGCTGAGAAATTTCAACCTGGATTTGCATCCGGTCTTCAGCGGTATAAATACCGTTTGAAGCCTGTACTGCCAGTTCACGCATGCGCTGGATGATGTCCTGAGTTTCCTGCAGGTATCCTTCCGCAGTCTGGATAAATGAGATACCATTAAGCGCATTAGTCGATGCCTGATTCAGACCGCGAATCTGACTGCGCATTTTTTCGGATACCGCTAAACCAGAAGCATCATCACCGGCCCGATTGATCCGCAGACCGCTCGAAAGTTTCTCCATGTTCTTGTCCAGATAGGTTTGGGTAACCCGGAGAGAACGATCTGCATACATGGCACTCAGGTTGTGATTGATGATCATACACGACACTCCTTTGGTGTGTTCGCAATTTTATACAAAGTATAAAATTGCTATGGCCTCCCTGCCATTCTATAAAGCCTGTGCTGGAACCCCCTACCCACCAAAGAGAAGGGGAAAATTCCCTGACGCCCATTCGCAAGAACCCAACGGGTATACGAATAGTTTAACGTCTCTCTTACTATCGGAATGTTCGCAATTTACTTAAGAATTAAGGGGGGTATGATTGCAAAAATTCGGTGGGTCCTTATCCCCGGCGACACCTGGTGCATCCAAGTACGTGTACGTGGGATCGGTTGGGACGTTCAAACATTCGAGCAATAAGGTAATCCTTAGGGGAAAGAATCGCTTTACACACCGGACAGGATCGGTCTACAGAACCTTCCAGGCAATAGGGGCACCCATAGATGTGCATAATCCGGTCGCTATTTCCCATGGCAGGGAATACCGATGACTTTACCCGTTCCCCTTTCATGAGGCGGGTTCCGCAAACTGGACAAGTTCGGGGATCGCCCGCTTTCCCCTTTGTAGAAACCCCACCTTTGGCTTTTTTTCGGGAAAGCGTAAAAAAAAGATTATACCCAAACCAGAGAAGAAGGATAGCAATAAGAACTTGCAGGAATAATTGGACGATGGTAAACATCGGCTACACCTCATCTTCGATTTTACCTTGGCTAAAGCAACAAAAGACGGTATACTTTTTGCGTGTCCATATTATATGTGATTGCCACCCCTATTGGGAACCTGGGAGATATAACTATCCGCGCCCTGGAAACATTAAAGAACGTGGACCTTGTGGCATGCGAGGATACCCGCCAGACCGCTAAACTGCTCCAGCATTATCAAATATCGGTTCCCCTTATCTCATGTCGAGCGCAGAATGAGTTAAAAGTAGCCCCCCGTGTTATATCTATCCTGAATGAAGGGAAGCTTTGTGCCTATCTTTCCGATGCGGGGACCCCAGGAATGAGTGATCCGGGGGCTTTGTTGGTTAGGGCCGTGCTTGAAGCGGGGCATGAGATTATCCCCCTTCCAGGTCCTTCGGCTTTTGCAACCCTGCTGAGTGTAGCCGGGGGGCTTGATAAGACGGTTACCTTTGAGGGTTTTGTATCCCCAAAAGGAGGAAGGCGGCGAACTCGGTTGGAAGAGCTTATGGAACGCAAAGAAGCGTTTGTTCTGTACGAGTCTCCCTTTCGTATAGTAAAGTTATTAGAGGATGTTGCCGATATAGATGGTGAACGATATGTATGCGTAGGCCGAGAAATGACCAAGTATCATGAGGAATACCTGCGGGGAAGGGTTACTGAGGTACTTGAAAAACTCCGGCAGAGGGGTGATCAAAAAGGTGAATTTTCGGTATACATATCTGGAAAGAAAGATAATAAGATATTACAATAAAAGATGCCCCAGAAAAGAACTGGGGGGGAAGGTAGGGGTTGTACCATGATGATTGATAGAATTGGTTCGATAGATCCCGTCCAGGGAAACAAAAAGACAGAAAAACCCTCTCAGGTTCATAAGAATGTTTCGAGTGACTCGGTGTCCCTTTCACACGAAGCAATAGAAAAGGCTGAGTTATATCAGGCCCTGGAGATAGTTTCCTCTGTTCCTGATAGCCGGGCAGAGAAAATTGCGGAGTTGAAAAAGAAAATAAACGATCCCGACTATCTTACCCAGCAGGTGATAGAGAAGACCGCCGATGCCATTATGGAATCGTTGGGTATAAAATAGCATAGATGGTGGATTTTGTTTTTAAATTAGATCCAAAAGTAATCATAGGGACGGACACCATTAATTGGATCAGTAAGGTGATAGAGCCTTATGGTAATCGTGTCATGGTGGTGACCGAACCGGTTCTGTATGAAAATAACGTTATTGATAGGGTAAGCCAGGTCCTTTCGGAAGCAAATATTGAATTCATCGTGTTTGATAATGTTCCACCCCAGGCCACTGCCCAGGTGGCGGAAGAGGTTGCAGAACTGGCTCGCGCTGCCCGATGTTCAGTAATCATCGGTCTAGGTGGAATAAAAACCCAGGCAATCGCAAAAATAGCATCCCTTGTCTTTCCTGCAGGAACCTATTTGTTTGATATTCTGGATAACGAGATCCGGCCTTCTTCTTTTTTGCCTTATGTGGCGGTCCCTACCAGTGGGCGGGATCCCTTTTTATTTGCCAATTCCTGTGTTGCGGTGGATCCTCGGGATCGTTCTGTAAAGCTCGTCGAAACCCCGGAATCTCTCTGTGTGGCTACCATTCTGGATGAAAATGTATCCGAGTCCCTTTCGGAAAAGTTCGCCGCCACCACCGCCTTTGATGGCTTTCTTATCGCCTTTGAGGCCTATCTTTCTACGAAAATAAGTTTCATTGGTGAAGCCCTCCTAGAACGGGCCTTTGTGCTGTATCGACAACTGTTTGATTCTTTTTCCACGAATAAAATGGGGGATTTAGGGAAAATTTCTTCTCAGGCAGGGTTTCTGACTTCCCTGGGGGCTTCAGTCAGTAGCCCCGGGATTGGTACGGCCCTGGCCTATGCTTTAAACGCCCGTTTCCCGGTAGCAAAATCCTGGTGCTCCACGATTTTACTGCCCCATATTATGGAGTTTTTACTATCTGCCCGTCCAGAACGACTTGCCCGTATAGCGGAGTTGATAGGAGAGCCCACTGAGGGCGTTTCGAAATCTGAGGCGGCCCATATGGCTATCGAGGCGATTCGGCGCTGGATGGGGATACTCCAGGTTCCTGCCCGTCTAAAGGATCTTGATTTAGTCCTGGAACGACTTGTCCCGGTGGCCGAAACCGCCCGAGCCCTTCCTTTTGTAGCCTATAGCCCTCGTCCTATTACGGTTGAAGAAACCTATGAGCTTTTAAAAGAAGCGTATTGACCCTATGATTCCTCTTTCCAAATTAGCCCGCCTGCCCCTGCATCAACAATTCCGCAAAATAGAAAAGCAATGTGCCTTTTGGGAAGCCCATCCTGATCACCTGTATTCCCATATCCCATATCTGGAAGAAATGCTAGCCCTGCTTCTGAACCCTTCGGTGTCCTCCGATTCTCAAGAGAAGCGGTTCTCCTCCCGTGAGGAAGAGGGTATTCGTTCTGTCTATCAATACGTGAAAGGGATAAGAAATCTTAGTAGAGCCGAGACAGACAAAAATGCCCTTATT of Treponema sp. J25 contains these proteins:
- a CDS encoding iron-containing alcohol dehydrogenase; protein product: MVDFVFKLDPKVIIGTDTINWISKVIEPYGNRVMVVTEPVLYENNVIDRVSQVLSEANIEFIVFDNVPPQATAQVAEEVAELARAARCSVIIGLGGIKTQAIAKIASLVFPAGTYLFDILDNEIRPSSFLPYVAVPTSGRDPFLFANSCVAVDPRDRSVKLVETPESLCVATILDENVSESLSEKFAATTAFDGFLIAFEAYLSTKISFIGEALLERAFVLYRQLFDSFSTNKMGDLGKISSQAGFLTSLGASVSSPGIGTALAYALNARFPVAKSWCSTILLPHIMEFLLSARPERLARIAELIGEPTEGVSKSEAAHMAIEAIRRWMGILQVPARLKDLDLVLERLVPVAETARALPFVAYSPRPITVEETYELLKEAY
- the rsmI gene encoding 16S rRNA (cytidine(1402)-2'-O)-methyltransferase produces the protein MSILYVIATPIGNLGDITIRALETLKNVDLVACEDTRQTAKLLQHYQISVPLISCRAQNELKVAPRVISILNEGKLCAYLSDAGTPGMSDPGALLVRAVLEAGHEIIPLPGPSAFATLLSVAGGLDKTVTFEGFVSPKGGRRRTRLEELMERKEAFVLYESPFRIVKLLEDVADIDGERYVCVGREMTKYHEEYLRGRVTEVLEKLRQRGDQKGEFSVYISGKKDNKILQ
- a CDS encoding DUF6675 family protein is translated as MKRNVICVVLLFLTVSFKGFSKTSGEFLGKELYEKISSQGKITSVQTKKMDRFFNTQDEKLTPLIQSMFEGKFQPTVMVESLYLYKKTNPNNQRPLNETEKNRLFNRLTALSTLTGIQYYSASRKTMRTLYEVSYCIDHPESRKKIPDPFFQGIPNSVTVYAFQKDLTFGENVYTYRFQYDGENFSFLQRNETVMKYGFVPIIDKGNLRSLVVLYDCDDALLVYILSYAQVALLPGMEAKIKDSFGNRADALYNWLVGSIKKEMLF
- a CDS encoding flagellin, with the translated sequence MIINHNLSAMYADRSLRVTQTYLDKNMEKLSSGLRINRAGDDASGLAVSEKMRSQIRGLNQASTNALNGISFIQTAEGYLQETQDIIQRMRELAVQASNGIYTAEDRMQIQVEISQLVDEIDRIASHAQFNGLNMLTGRFARETGENVVTASMWFHIGANMDQRERVYIGTMTAKGLGVRNPGDNTILTLEDPDSANRAIGTLDEALKKVNKQRADLGAYQNRLEHAIRGIDIGAENLQAAESRIRDTDMAKETVGYTKNQILSQAGTAMLAQANQRSQGVLQLLQ
- a CDS encoding flagellar biosynthesis anti-sigma factor FlgM, whose protein sequence is MMIDRIGSIDPVQGNKKTEKPSQVHKNVSSDSVSLSHEAIEKAELYQALEIVSSVPDSRAEKIAELKKKINDPDYLTQQVIEKTADAIMESLGIK